One Paramisgurnus dabryanus chromosome 9, PD_genome_1.1, whole genome shotgun sequence genomic window, tagatttaaataaataaaaactaaatgttttgggtagtttttgactcgtgactAACTTATCCgccttctcttttctctttaaggccacacttttatgtttatatttgtccatcCTTAATGTTCTTGTAGATAGCTGCTATAGAAACCTCTCTCACGGTTTTTTCTTTTATGATGGCGTAGTAGTGTACGGCGGCCGcggagtgcaaaaaaaaaaaaagattaaacgcaaacaagaaatgacggagaaattagacattatgaagaaataagaaatcactacacattatatgcatacaaaaatatatttattgcggccacaaataaaaattaaattgaaaaaaatgtttattaaaagcTGGGGCGGGCCCAGGGCCAGGCCCCCCACTGGCCAGGGCCCAtttgcacgtgcataccctgcatGCCCAGACGCTACGCCACTGGTACCTTTAATACATACTTATCCATCCATCCgctgctacccagtctcacaaagtttcgtgatatagtcacgtattttttttattcttttttcgtgctattatcacgaaatttcgtgttttttcgtgatcgtataacgaattcctgttttcgtgtgattatcacgtattggttactcaactgctttttcctatttttaaaccattgtcgcttcggtttagggttagatttggtgcttgcattaaaatgtcactttatatattggtttatactattttttctgatttatttttttatatgtcgcctgacgttggggttagagttgggtttggttagggatgtcattttatgtaaatctaaccctaaaccgaagtgacaatggtaagaaaataggacaaaacagttgagtaaccaatacgtgataatcacacgaaaacaggaattcgtaatacgatcacgaaaaaacacgaaatttcgtgataatagcacgaaaaaagaatcaaaaaatacgtgactatataacgaaatttcgtgagactgggctgtcCATAGACAGACCAACGTTTTTAAACACTGAAATAAACGCTTTTTTATGTCAAATcagaaattgtatttttatgGACTGGGTATGAAGTTTCGAGTATTGaaagtttgatgttttttttaacactcaatgcacattaaaaaaataaatcaatgcACATTAAATCTTTCATGACACGAGCATCTGTGATGTGTTTTATATGTAGGATAAGTGGCTCCTTCACTCAGTTTTAATACTGGTGCAATCCTGGATCGAACCGCTGGTGTATCTGCAGACTTCTCTTGAACGCTATAATTCCCCCGACATACTGCTTAACAAGACCAAGTGGGTGTCTGATAAACTCCTCAGCCTTGAGCAGGGGGTGGTGGTTCTCATCCGCAAGGTGAATCAATAACAATACAGTACATCACGTTACAACGCCAGTCCCTCTGGAGATACACAGACATACATGCAAACATAAATCATTTCAACCCTGCTTTGTCTCTCCAGATGTTGGATGAAGGAGTTTTGACGTCGTCCTACAACTTCGATAATTCGCTGAATGCGTACGAAGTACAAACCATGGATGAATCTGTCCTTAGGGACTACAGTCTTCTGTCCTGCTTCAAGAAGGACGCTCACAGGATGGAGACCTTCTTAAAGCTTCTCAAATGCCGTCAGAGCGACGCGCTTGGCTGCGCTTTCCACTGAATGACTTCCCAAATGCATCATTGTAGTAGCCTAATATAATACAAGCTTTATCTGAAGTGAGACGATGATGACCTTGCATGAAATTGAATGTGCACTTTGAATCATAATGTGGCTTTCTTAgatgtcaaaataaatgttaataaacattaaacgaGACCTCTGAGTGTTCATGGATATCCTTGGGGCTTTGCCTTTCTggtaatttatcataaattaaaGGTGTATAGGATAATGTTGGAGTTTCATTATCTACATACTGTATTGcactattgattttttttttactttgtagtCTTTTATCATCTTTTTATGTCTGTAGtatttgcattttatttatttgttatactGGAGACAACTTTACCTTTGCATTAGTTAGATGACAAAGGTCTTGATGCGGAAACAAGGCACAAAGCAGACTGTGTATATTTCTAGTATGCGTGGTGCGGGCTGAGGGATTTGTTCTGGAAGAATAAAAGCTTTACTTTTTGCATGCACATTGTGAACATTTGCATCAGATATCCCAAAGCcttataaaaatataaccaaAGAGTGAAATAGAAGAAACAGACTTACTAAATGATGTAAGACGTGTCTGTAAATCAAACTTCAATGCACACatcattatttaaatataagaAGTTTTTTCAGAGACCAGCAATTTTATATTACTTTATACAACACATACTTGCATCTGATTTGGCTGAaccatttatcaaaaatataagttattataaaaaatatatatttaaacatttacatttggtGCCAAGACATTTTCCTTTTTCCCAAAATGAGCTACACAGtccttttttttcaaaattggtccctagctgtcacttgggtggtaccctttttaaagaaacatgccCAGATTtggggaatttagcttattcaccgtatcccccagagttagataagtccatacatacctttctcatcttcgtgcgtgctgtaactctgtctgacgcagcccccgctagcttagcttagcacaaagactggaagtgaatggctcctgCTGGCAAACTGCtaccaataagtgacaaaataacacaaacattttcctatttatgtggtgtgatttgtatagtcacaccgtgtacaaataacaaggtcatataagacacagccatcttttaacagtatacatactgtgaactatattctcagaagacgaagcactgctacatgggcggagtgatttgcataactctgaccgaactctctgctcctcaccagggggcttctcgggtgctgcgagcaaatcactccacccaagtagcagtgcttagtcttctgagaatatagttcccagtatgtatactgttaaaagatcgctgtgtcatatatcaccttgttatttgtacacagtgtgactatacaaatcacaccacataaataggaaaatgtttgtgttattttgtcacttattggtaGCAGTTTGCCAGcaggagccattcacttccagactttgtgctaagctaagctagcgggggctgcgtcagacagagttacagcatgcacggagatgagaaaggtatgtatggacttatctaactctgggggatacggtgaataagctaaattcccaaaatctgggcgtgttcctttaaatagtacaattttgcacctaaagagttcatattagtaccatATAAGTTCATATAAGTTCATACTGCTAACAAATTCATATATGTACCTAAattttaggacctttttaaaagggtacagtCCCATTGACAgtttgggaccatttttgacaatttttttgacagtataccCACTAAACTTGAACTGTGTGTTATAACTTAGTGGCTAACAAAGTCacccattatttttttcttggtTAAAATTAGCTTTGTTTGTTACTGAATGGTAAAAAATTCAAAGGTAATTGCATCAACTGAATGTGGAGAACAAATCTTTTGCTGATGTATATTGACATTATTTTCCGTTTACACAGGATGAGGTAAATTAATGACCAAAGATGGCAGTTTAATAGTTTGGCTCCCTCTTTTTTAGAGGGTTAATTCACCATTGTAATGATCACCAGAGGGTAggaaagacaaacaaacaggCTTGTAAAAAATGTTAATGAGATGGTGGTTGTCTGAAGTGCCGTCTGTACCCCGTGGCCGTCACGTTGGCAACAATCGCGTgtgttattaaagaaaacaatCGCAGGCCTGTCTAGGAGCAAAATCAACACCTACtgtatcctttaaaaaaatcatattctattttatattttatatatctgTTTTGGATATTAAGTCAGAGACTGgcttttgaaaatattaaactatttaacacagaTTATGAAACATataaacattctgtgaaaaaccTTGATTTTGTCATGTAATACATAAAAGGATTTTTGAGATGGTATCTACAGGAGAAATACCACAGTCATTATTCAGTCTGTCCTTGCATCCATCACCAAGCATTCCATTCTTTATAAATGGCGCATGAGGCAATATatgaatacatttataaaacaaaacatttgttttctttgaGCACAACAGCAAGAAAGATAGATGAGAGATTAATCATATATTTATAGTATTTCTCTcatgcaatgcaatgcaatgcagAACATGAATTTAAGCCCCAGCACTAGGTGGCGCCAGACCTCTTTCgtacatttacaaaatgtaatACTTTCGAGCAAGAAAAATCGagcaagaaaaatattttttcttttcaaaGGCAGAAAATATGTAAATTTTATACAGGAATGCAGAGTAGTAATGGAATAAGACGTGGGTCAACTATATCCTGCATATAACTTCACCAGTGTTTAGCATCACAGGCCATAGTAAGTCAGGCTTATATTACAGTGTGAGAGATGCTGGGTCTGTTCAAAGCTTGTTAACTTTCTCTGTGCTTTTCAAGTGATCAGTCATTCACTGCAAACCTGAAAGCGCATGCTATGATTGACAAACGTGTGGTCCAGTACACCACAGACTAGAGGGTTAAAATACTTTAACtagtaaaaatactttttagtAAAGTGTGCATGCACTTTACTAAAGGAATAGTAAAGATGGGCAAAACCACTTCTATTTCTATATTCTCATATTTGATATGACATATATATGTCACGGACAGTACTCTCTTAAAAAGTTatacctttgtacccaaagtgTGCacattagtacttcaaaggtacatattggcagttcaaagatacatatttgtacctgaatggtacatattaggaccttttttgaagggtactgccccagtgacagctttgtacctttattttttacagtgtacaatgcCAACATGACAAATGTAGTGTGTGAGTATGGGAATGTAGTTGTAATAAACACCTGCATGCAACAGTGGACCTCAAAACCAGTAATAAGGGtctatttttaaattgagactgATACATCATCCGAATACTAAATAAGCTTTTCAATATTTGGCCAAGagacaactatttgaaaatctggaatctgagggtgaaaaatatctaaatattgagaaaatcaccttttaAGTTGTcaaaatgaagtccttagcaacacatattaataatgatgcttttatttatatattgattttcTGTAGAAAATGTACCAAATATTTTCattgaacatgatctttacctGGCTATATTCCCATACGACTTGTATATATAGAAAATGAGATCACAATTCAGTAGGCAAGTatgtaaaatgaaaaaataaaaaaataaaaataaaaaataaaataaaataataataataataaaccacATATTATGATCATATTTAAATTATATGATTATTAGAAAATATGTCACCCAGCCTgtgaaacccagctaaagtctttttttgttatttactttttttaacataaatgtaaagaaaatgatgtaaaaatacaacttttatatatttaatattgactaagctCATGTCAAACATTGAAATCAAACTCTGATGCTACTAATATCATTATTAGATTTTGAGACTTTACCCTGAATTTCAGAGACACGACAGGATACTATTTCTGTAACAATATTTACACAAATAAACACGTCTACAATTGTCTGCAAAACAAAGTTTGAATGCTATTtgcatattaaatattttaaataaagagaattttaaatacatacaccataaacattttaataataacaaaaaagttCAAATTACTGTATGGTACCAGGGCTTCAATTCAACTTACACAAGCTTTCAGTTGCTCTACAGTAGCATCGAAAGCACATTAACCATTCTGGTGCTTAATATTCATCCACAGCCGCCGTCTCCAAGTTCCTCTTATCAGAAGGTGTAAATCACCGTCTGGCTGTCAGATCGAGGGCAGCTCCGGCATAGCGAGGGTCTTGTGGGCAGGATGTGGTGGTGAGGTCTGGTGTCAACAGTGTCAGGTTCAGCATCCTGTGTCCTAATCATTTCAACATGGAGGCCCAAGACTGAGCTCTGGCTGCTAAACCGCCAACCTGGGCCTCACTCCACTGGGCCTGTGAAGAAAGCAGCACTGTGGACCTCCACCCCTCAACCCCTTTCCGCTCCCTTGGCTCTACGaccataaatattaaaattctgCTACAGAAGAGTGGTGCAAAAGTGGGGGATGATTTTACAGTCTAAGTATTATAACCTCAGGTAAGGAATGCCGGACTGCCGCGGTGCTCGGAAGAGGGACTCTCATGCAAATAAGGAGCAAAGTTGAAGGCTTGAGGGCAGGTATTTGCGAGCACATGAGCCACTCCGCTTGCCAAATCACCAGCCAAAACCCTCAGTCTTGCAATCAGATGTGGCATAAAGTCCCTCTGCTACAGGCTATACAAAACCAACCGACCTTTTCAAAAGACCCAAATGTCTTTCTGTACTTCAATACTGCACTGTACTCCATGGTGCAATGTGCTCCAGCGCAGTAATGTGGGAGAAAGCGAACCCCAAAGTTGAGTTGACTGTGAGGGGGAACGGTACACTCTATGCTCTTCCCTAATCCATGACATCCCTAGGGACTGTCTAAGTCggtctgtgtgtatgtgtcagtGAAAGAGAGGTCGCGGGGTCATGGGGTTAGGCCTCCTTTAACTGTTCCAATATGTGCAAAGATGTCAAATGAAGTGGCGGAGGTTGTAACAGTCGGGTAGGGTTTCTCTAAAAGAGGGAGAcatttaaagaaagaaagagagccaGCAGTACACCCGTACGTCAGCAAAGCAGACAACAGAATGGTTATACAGAAGGAAAGGTATCACTGAGCTTGACTATGTCTTGTTTTTCAGTCCACTAGAAATTTAAATATAGTTGTTTACATGAATTGACAATATACTTGTTGGGGAATTGGAGGAAGCAGAAGGCTTTACATTGTAACAAATGGTACACAAGccataccctttaaaaaggaaCAAATGTTTACCACTAAGATACATGATACATTTTGGAACCAATATGATTTTTATATGCAGTGGCTCAGATAACCTACATAATATTTAATGGCTTATATtgacaaaatttgtgattttggAGGAAGGATTTATTTGGGGAGGAAATGGGGCCGTCACCCAGGAGAGATCAGGCATAGGGTGCTTCGCTGGAGGCCAATTAGCGACGACCTCATCAATCCAGTCTGGCAGTCTTGCAATGTTCTCACGCCACTGCTGGTAGAAAACAAACTGCTGAGCAATTACCTCAAATGACCACTTTACTGCCAGACCTGAACAAATTAAGTATCTCTATCTGTGCATGGAGAAATTAACAAACTGTTTATCTAGATATTAATGAGGAAGTGATTATCTTTGGGCTAAGAGTCATGCTTTGGATGGTACATTCAGTTCATGTTCTGGCCATATTATAGggatcccagcaagcaatagctgtAAGTTCAACATCtagattaaaggaaaacaccacagtttttcaatattttactatgtttttacctcaacttagacgagttaatacatacctatctttattcaatgtatgcacttaatctttgtacagcgcattctggatgtattagcatttagcctagcgcAATTAATTTCttgggatccaaacagggatgaatttagaagccaccaaaaacttccatgttttccctatttaaagactgttacatgagtagttacatgagtaagtatgatggcacaaaataaaacgtggtgatatttttaagcggataaaaaataagaactagCGGAAAAGCACTttgtttgcagcacttcgacctcgggctCAGTGATATTGACGAAAGTTTGagagagagggggagtagtcagtgatgatgttactgcacacCGAGGTTGAAAAACTCAGAGAAAGCAAACTTaaggatgtgttagagcactaacGTGTAGATTAatcagtactgtaacacatgaaatGAGAAACACAACACGTTATAAGAAAAAATGACCGCTATAGGAATTTACTTATTATGGTTGGAAACAGCTTTCTTGCCCTACACGCACAAAACGGTGATGAAATAATGTGATATTTGTCAATGTTCgcgtgctaaagatgctgtcatagtttggaatgcaaatgtagtcagggctttgagaaaatcactttaacctcattcacacagcactttggtcccagaaaatacccgtaaaattggcTTCTCTGTGAACGCAAACATGTCCCATAAATATTCTGGGATAGTTCCTGGAAAAAGGACCTAGGAACATTGGTCGTAAGATACCCGGGAAAGCCCTCAGTGTGAATgagacaaagaaaaaacgctgtaaggggccagtcacaccaaaagcgtttatggcagttgcaggcgccttatttgaatgatattctatgaaatctaaataaataatcatgctttgtaccgtatgtgcatgcaataaattgctggttttgtaattatgttatctaaacttaaacgttacctaaacttattcagAGACATAACACTGACCATGCAGCTTAATGtcacaaaactttatttatacccgtgtcattaacagaatgcggcagacacactcaccttaacggtttttataaatccattatcctgcccgatttaaacataaacattgcaaataacaccagaattaactaTTATTTTACGTACACATACAGTGTCTTAAAAATTTACCTTGTGTGACTGTTACGCTGTAAAGCGGGTAAAATAAGATCATATTTTTGAACGGAAATCAATGACGCCCTCTGctggttgggtataccaagatggccgctcaaactctgcgctggcttcacctcacgctgttacgttaagcgttctatgcgcaatccactCATTTATATAGTTCAGTGGTGTGAACGCACATACAGATTCCGGCAAATCATTAGCAAtgtgaaccaaaaatcaaacaatcctgGACAAATCCCGGATGTATTTCCGatgtattttccgtaatgtctgtgtgaaaagggcttttgTTACTTTTGCCCGCATTACTTTCCCCCCGGTTCTCCGCTTACCCCTTTCTAgaaaaaataacttttgttacatgttgttttgttaaaataacttatatgggcttaatttatttattcattttattttttgggtatgATAATATGTCTATTAAATTCTTACTGAAAGCCCAGAATGTTTTAACCTCGATGTTTGAGCTGTATTTGGATGGCTAGACGTCTCTTAAACACAAAAATGCCTGTTGGGATATTAACacattggggcggtttcccggacagaaaAATTCAGTCTTACCTAGATAAACACATGCAAGAGGGTCTTATTTATGGTACACACCACTAATTGTTTTGGTGTGTTCTGTCACCTTTTTTTTTGGCCAATTCAGCATGTCGAAGCAGCGGTGGTACTCCTCTGGCAGTTGGATTGGCATGCGGGCTATGTACCTACCTCAGTCTTCTTTGTGGTTGTTGGTACAGCTGTGTCCCTACTCTTATACTTTAAAAAACTGATGCAGTGGCTCAGTCTAAACAAATTTCTGTTGATTATGACCTTTGAATGTTTAAAGATGTTTGGTTAACCAACTGAAAACTAAAGAGTAATGTCAGCAATCCAGTCTGTTGTTGACTTCAATATTTCAGTGTGCTTGTTTGAAAGAGTTTTGATGGACTCCCATCTGTTTTTAGATCGGGAGTTCAGGTCTTACAGACGGTTAATCCAGTCTGTACGAGTGTCTCGCCTTTTTAAATCTTAACTTTAAACAGATGGatagaaaaaaacataagtaaataaaaaacaccTTATGCTCAGCAATTAAACCTTTTTCGATGTTGAAAAGACATGTTGACGCTTAAAGCGTCCCAAGAAACGGTTGGTGGGATGATGGCCAGGACAGGAGCATTTTAAAAGATGTGGTTTGAATCACTGTAATTTCCccgtgtgtttttttttttttttttttaagcagaagCACCTTTAAGAACCTCACAGATGCAGCACTGGAACCAACAGATTTCAAACATATGTTGTCATCCTGAGAGTTTTTGCCTGAGGTAAGGGggaaatatacagtatgtgtctgTCTGCCAGGCAGAGATGGGTTGTCTTAGTAAAGCGCACAGGGAAAAGAGAGAGATGGAGTATTTCCAATCCTTTCAGGAGACCGTGCCATATCCCAACAATCTCATAATTTCCTTTTTGGGATAAAGGAATAATCCCACAGTATACCATTTGTCTTAAAGGATAACGGGAATAAAAAACATAGCTTAATTCTTCGGACTCTTCACAAGTTTTGGAGAGCATTTCATGTCTTGAAATGATGCCACCCTCTACTTTCTAAAAAAAAGTGGCTTAGTTTACCAAACTCACAAATTTAGCAGGACATAAAACAATGCAATAGTCTACATAGAGAATCCTAACGAAATTactaaaaacacaacattttctCACAGTTTTTGCTTTGTACCTTCCAAGTGTGCACAATCAATTCcaaaataaacagacagacagccaGACGGATATCGACCTTGATCACCTTTTAAATCACTCCAATCTTCAAATTAATAAACAGACATAAAATTCATATGCCGTTCATGTGGTGGTGTGGTTAGTAGATCATGACTTATGGTCTGTGTAGATTTTGTGGTTCTCCCACCAACCACAAATTAGTGGCCCATTTGCTTCGCTCGACAATGCTGACCAGTTCAATAGCTGTGGTCTCTACAGTATTTCTCTATGGAAACCACTGTGATGAATGCAGTACATGCACTCTAATAACACTTGTCTTCATTTGAAGTACAGCTACCgtcaacacagtctcacacccatggcgtcaacTAGAACTAGAAAACATTTGTTTGCGCCAGACAAACAGTgccaatttatatatttatatatataaatttatatagcaagcaggtgtgtttaatttaaaatgatttacaaatCACAGTAGCTATTTTAGTCCGTGTTAAACTACTGCAAGCCCAagccatgtgtgtgtgtgtgtgtcagcaTGTGTGAAGATTATAATTTTGGCCTTTTAATGGTGGACTTATATGTATGGATGATTCTGTGAGTCTAGCTGTTTgaaataagtctaattttgtgtttttaggcAGGGACATTGCTTTTAAAGTTCTGGAGCTAGACAGAGAGACAACCTGTTTAAGAGGAATCTTTCAAAGGCAGATTACAAATACACAGAGACAGATTACAAATTCAGACATTACCTCAGCGACATGGCtagccagagagagagagagagagagagagagagagagagagagagagagagagagagagagagagagagagagagatgttgtGCCGATCAGGTTTTGCTTAAACGGTTCATGAGCATACTTCTTGTTTGCCTATTAGACATAATCATTATGAATTGTGCCTGTAAACAGACTTATTGAAATTGATCATCTTCCAAACAAATCATCGGTTAGcctaaaacatctttaaaacaaatgaaaaattaGCATGCATTACTTTAACTATATTCATCATATGAGAGAACATTTCAAGTTGTCCGCATCAAAtagcaatatatatatagcataTCAAACACACGCAGATGCATTCTTCTACTGTATGTACAGTAATGAGCGTGCAGCAGAGGCCGGTGGTGCGTGTGCTGCAGCTCGTGTGGGAGTCACTGGAGGTTTGGCAGGGTGTTCGAGGGAGGCCTAACTGCCTGTCCGTGCGGTGGAGGCGAGGTGTACCGCAGGACCCGGCATGCGGCCGTGTGATAAAAACtccagacagtaaatcagagaGAGAGCGGAACGAAACAGCCGAAGACTGGCAGCACAGTCACTGCAGCTGAACAGCTCACACACAGATGCTGCTGAGACCAACGgccacatgcacgcacacacaattCATAATCTCGAAGAAAACACTCTGAATTTTaatcatgtatttttttttataattttactcacaaaaaatattttgtcaaaCCAATAAAGTATCATCAAGAGGGACaccatataaatgcacacatttatgGAAGTCTatacatatactgtacagtatatgcatAGCCTGCACGTTCCCTTTAATGTCTCCTGCTGCAGAAGTGTTAACCACCCAAGGCTTTAGTTGTTTCCTGGTTTCTGATTGAATCCACAGGCAGGTCCCTTTGAGACTGAGGAAATGTAGCTAAAATACAGCTTCATTATGTAAGCTATTGAGGATTCTTTCCATGGCCAAATTTCACTTTCCTCCTGTAGCCCTCCTGTATACTACATATAATCATGCAATGAGTTTTTAACTGCTATATTTGTCTAAAGCAGCCAGGCCTAAGGCAGTGCAGGGTTATGACCCAAAAATGTGTCACAGGCCTGTTTTCATAGGTCGTGGACGATAGGGAAAAACAATCCTTAATTCAATTAATTTAATGAAGCTAACCAAATATTCTTGCATAGTTGGGAAATCAAAGATAATATCCTTATCAACTTTTAAAAGTAAGTAGAGATATGTGCGTGAAATGCAAAAttattttgttgtaaattaATAGGTCACTTCTAGTGAAATTAAAAGGCTTTGTGATGTCACcgcttttaaaaagaaaaaagccGC contains:
- the smtla gene encoding somatolactin alpha, producing the protein MNRAKVLQVSLCCVLLWLRPGSQAVPLDCNDGTNCISISPEKLLDRVIQHVELIYRVSEESCTQFEEMFLLYSPNALRSQGGNMCHSKSFPIPNTKSEIQQISDKWLLHSVLILVQSWIEPLVYLQTSLERYNSPDILLNKTKWVSDKLLSLEQGVVVLIRKMLDEGVLTSSYNFDNSLNAYEVQTMDESVLRDYSLLSCFKKDAHRMETFLKLLKCRQSDALGCAFH